In Pleurodeles waltl isolate 20211129_DDA chromosome 5, aPleWal1.hap1.20221129, whole genome shotgun sequence, one genomic interval encodes:
- the NKX2-4 gene encoding homeobox protein Nkx-2.4 has protein sequence MSLSPKHTTPFSVTDILSPMEESYRKLGGMEGAGGFPLGAYRQGQVPQAAVQQHALGHGTAAAYHMPHGVSQFSHGAMGGYCNGAIGNMGELSGYQDGVRGGAAAGSWYGANPDPRYSTISRFMGPSGGMNMASMGALSGIAEAAKSMAPLHAAPRRKRRVLFSQAQVYELERRFKQQKYLSAPEREHLASMIHLTPTQVKIWFQNHRYKMKRQAKDKASQQLQQQDGSLCQQQSPRRVAVPVLVKDGKPCQGGSSTSSSSQGQQSGVALPTSSSASHQQQVSALSQEPDLDDMSPSPPSIHSQVAGMAQMDASGVDYSSGMVNANLLYGRTW, from the exons ATGTCGCTGAGCCCCAAGCATACGACGCCCTTTTCCGTGACGGACATCCTGAGCCCCATGGAGGAGAGCTACAGGAAGCTGGGCGGCATGGAGGGCGCGGGCGGCTTCCCCCTGGGAGCCTACCGCCAGGGCCAGGTGCCGCAGGCGGCCGTGCAGCAGCACGCCCTGGGCCACGGCACCGCCGCCGCCTACCACATGCCGCACGGGGTCTCGCAGTTCAGCCACGGGGCCATGGGCGGCTACTGCAACGGGGCCATCGGCAACATGGGCGAGCTGTCCGGCTACCAGGACGGGGTGAGGGGCGGCGCCGCGGCCGGCAGCTGGTACGGGGCCAACCCGGACCCCCGGTACTCCACAA TTTCCAGGTTCATGGGGCCCTCCGGCGGGATGAACATGGCCAGCATGGGCGCGCTGAGCGGGATCGCCGAGGCCGCCAAGTCCATGGCCCCCCTGCACGCAGCGCCCCGCAGGAAGCGGCGGGTGCTCTTCTCGCAGGCGCAGGTCTACGAGCTGGAGCGACGCTTCAAGCAGCAGAAGTACCTGTCGGCGCCCGAGCGGGAGCACCTGGCCAGCATGATCCACCTGACGCCCACCCAGGTGAAGATCTGGTTCCAGAACCACCGCTACAAGATGAAGCGCCAGGCCAAGGACAAGGccagccagcagctgcagcagcaggacGGCTCCCTGTGCCAGCAGCAGTCCCCGCGCAGGGTGGCAGTGCCAGTCCTGGTCAAGGACGGCAAGCCGTGCCAGGGCGGCTCCAGCACCTCCTCTTCCAGCCAGGGCCAGCAGAGCGGGGTTGCGCTGCCGACCTCCAGCAGCGCGTCCCACCAGCAGCAGGTGAGCGCCCTGAGCCAGGAGCCGGACCTGGATGACATGTCCCCCAGCCCACCCTCCATCCACAGCCAGGTGGCCGGCATGGCCCAGATGGACGCCTCGGGGGTCGACTACAGCAGCGGCATGGTAAACGCCAACCTGCTCTACGGCAGGACATGGTGA